In bacterium, one DNA window encodes the following:
- the dacB gene encoding D-alanyl-D-alanine carboxypeptidase/D-alanyl-D-alanine-endopeptidase — protein sequence MCIKQKKIFFIVVIFLISSLFLTSYKSETPFNSIDETINRSQISKSSVVSVSIRDIQSEKSVYQRDANLLLHPASTLKAFTTPVILDVLTKNLSTGLYKDNKGNIYLKLCADPQLNTEKLSDLIMGFKIKGYNRIKGSLYLDDSAIDDIPWGTGWMWDDENNSYMPKFNAYNLNRNLISVKVTPTELNQKPKVEIIPYYPVKIINNAVTSNETNFSVERKVWKNSENLYVDGKISVLTAKILPVGNPEIFFKYQLQKIIKDNKIKFSGQYKTVKLPVDAVLISEISHNILDEVKIINKQSDNLSTETLFKLAGAEYTGLTGSTENGLKAFKSFYSKLGIDTSEISIVDASGVSQNDLITANWMTNTLAKLYKSQNFETYKSTLATPLESGTLQNRLAVLQGKLFAKTGTNAGVSAITGYLTGKSGKTYSFAIIIQNFKDSAKPVKELEDEILTILGM from the coding sequence ATGTGTATTAAACAGAAAAAAATTTTTTTTATAGTGGTTATATTTCTTATTTCAAGCTTGTTTTTAACATCTTATAAGTCTGAAACTCCTTTTAACTCAATAGATGAAACAATCAATCGAAGTCAAATATCAAAAAGTTCTGTAGTTTCTGTTTCTATAAGAGATATTCAAAGCGAAAAATCGGTTTATCAAAGAGATGCAAACCTGCTATTGCATCCTGCTTCTACTCTCAAAGCATTTACAACTCCTGTAATTCTTGATGTTTTGACAAAAAACTTATCAACAGGTCTTTATAAAGATAATAAAGGGAATATTTATTTAAAACTCTGCGCAGACCCTCAATTAAACACAGAAAAACTTTCTGATTTGATAATGGGCTTCAAAATAAAAGGATATAACCGAATTAAAGGCAGCTTGTATCTTGATGATTCGGCTATTGATGATATTCCGTGGGGTACGGGGTGGATGTGGGACGATGAAAACAACTCTTATATGCCAAAATTCAATGCATATAACTTAAACAGAAATTTAATATCAGTAAAAGTTACTCCAACAGAGTTAAATCAAAAACCAAAAGTGGAAATTATTCCATACTACCCTGTAAAAATAATTAACAATGCCGTTACTTCCAATGAAACCAATTTTTCAGTTGAACGAAAAGTATGGAAAAATTCTGAAAATCTTTATGTGGACGGTAAAATTTCCGTTTTGACAGCAAAAATATTGCCTGTTGGAAATCCTGAAATATTTTTTAAATATCAGCTTCAAAAAATCATTAAAGATAATAAAATCAAGTTTTCAGGACAATATAAAACAGTAAAACTTCCCGTTGACGCTGTTTTAATTAGTGAAATATCTCATAATATACTTGATGAAGTAAAAATAATAAATAAACAAAGCGATAATCTCTCTACTGAAACTTTGTTTAAGCTTGCAGGTGCTGAATATACAGGGTTGACAGGTTCAACTGAAAACGGACTAAAAGCTTTTAAATCTTTTTATTCAAAGCTGGGGATTGATACATCAGAAATTTCAATAGTTGATGCCAGCGGAGTTTCCCAAAACGATCTTATAACAGCAAATTGGATGACGAATACCCTTGCAAAGCTTTATAAGAGTCAGAATTTTGAGACCTACAAAAGCACGCTCGCAACTCCTTTAGAAAGCGGAACATTGCAGAATAGACTGGCTGTCCTTCAAGGAAAACTTTTTGCCAAGACAGGCACAAATGCAGGAGTTAGCGCAATAACAGGTTATTTGACAGGTAAATCGGGAAAAACTTATTCATTTGCAATAATCATCCAAAATTTCAAAGACAGCGCAAAACCTGTTAAAGAACTCGAAGATGAAATATTGACAATACTTGGTATGTAG